The Fluviispira sanaruensis sequence GCATTCATTTTTTTACAAAGTAACATATCGTTCTTAGTGGGTTCGACAAATAAGCTAACTGGGATACTATTCTCTTGCAAAATATCTACGGTCTTTTTTAAAGAATCAAATGTTTTTTCTAAATTTAATCCACCCTCAGTTGTCCGCTCTTCACGTTTTTCTGGAACAAGGGTCACCATATCGGGCTTAACTGCTAAAGCAATTTCAAGCATTTCGCTTGTATTGCCCATTTCTAAATTTAAAGGAATTTGCAGGATTTCACGCAAAAGTTTTACATCTCTATCTTGGATATGTCTGCGATCTTCTCTTAAATGAACTGTTATCTGATCGGCTCCTGCCATTTGCGCAAGCACTGCCGCATCGATTGGATCTGGATATTTAGTCCCGCGTTGTTGACGGAGTGTAGCTACATGATCTATATTTACCCCAAGAGTTGCCATAATAAGTGTCCTTCCTCATAAATAAGAAATATTTATAGCACATTATGTTTTATTACATTTAATGTGCCTCTCTGCAAATTACCCTGAGATAAAGTTTTAAAATGCATTGAGGCATAAAAATTATCTGTTGTTTTTGTTTTAACTTCGACGGGACGAGTGGTGCATAAATCATCAGTTAGTTTTGT is a genomic window containing:
- a CDS encoding pyridoxine 5'-phosphate synthase; amino-acid sequence: MATLGVNIDHVATLRQQRGTKYPDPIDAAVLAQMAGADQITVHLREDRRHIQDRDVKLLREILQIPLNLEMGNTSEMLEIALAVKPDMVTLVPEKREERTTEGGLNLEKTFDSLKKTVDILQENSIPVSLFVEPTKNDMLLCKKMNAQMVELHTGKYSELTGELADKEYECILQASIYAQNLGLIVHSGHGLNYKNAQRIAKIPGMKDLNIGHSIISYAVLVGLERAVREMKTLIS